The following proteins are co-located in the Pan troglodytes isolate AG18354 chromosome 5, NHGRI_mPanTro3-v2.0_pri, whole genome shotgun sequence genome:
- the LOC112209535 gene encoding LOW QUALITY PROTEIN: salivary glue protein Sgs-4 (The sequence of the model RefSeq protein was modified relative to this genomic sequence to represent the inferred CDS: deleted 3 bases in 2 codons), which yields GLAGPRARQVLPQLAELLDRPFPEAQQSPRSRKRRGEHSPASSSPHTAGGMTPTASSSSHTAGGMTPTASSSSHTAGGMTPTVSSSPHTAGGMTPTVSFPHTAGGMTPTVFSSPHTAGGMTPTVSSSPHTAGGMTPTLSSSPHTAGGMSPTVSSSPHTAGGMTPTASSSPTHCRGNDPHCLLLPPHCRGNDPHSLLLPTHCRGNDPHCLLLPPHCRGNVPHCLLLLAHTAGGMSPTVSSSSTHCRGNDPHCLLLPHTLQGE from the exons GGCCTCGCTGGACCACGGGCCCGCCAGGTTCTCCCGCAACTTGCGGAGCTCCTGGACCGGCCCTTCCCAGAGGCGCAGCAGAGTCCcaggagcaggaagaggaggggcgaGCAcagtcctgcctcctcctccccccacactgcagggggaatgacccccactgcctcctcctcctcccacactgcagggggaatgacccccactgcctcctcctcctcc cacacTGCAGGGGGAATGACCCCCACTGTCTCCTCCTCCCCCCACACTGCAGGGGGAATGACCCCCACTGTCTCCTTCCCACACACTGCAGGGGGAATGACTCCCACTGTCTTCTCCTCCCCCCACACTG CAGGGGGAATGACTCCCACTGTCTCCTCCTCCCCCCACACTGCAGGGGGAATGACCCccactctctcctcctccccacacacTGCAGGGGGAATGTCCCCCACTGTCTCCTCCTCCCCCCACACTGCAGGGGGAATGAcccccactgcctcctcctcc cccacacacTGCAGGGGGAATGACCCCCACTGTCTTCTCCTACCCCCACACTGCAGGGGGAATGACCCccactctctcctcctccccacacacTGCAGGGGGAATGACCCCCACTGTCTTCTCCTCCCCCCACACTGCAGGGGAAATGTCCCCCACTGTCTCCTCCTCCTCGCACACACTGCAGGGGGAATGTCCCCCAcggtctcctcctcctccacacactgcagggggaatgacccccactgtctcctcctcccccacACACTGCAGGGGGAGTGA